A genomic segment from Myxocyprinus asiaticus isolate MX2 ecotype Aquarium Trade chromosome 36, UBuf_Myxa_2, whole genome shotgun sequence encodes:
- the LOC127427030 gene encoding zinc finger E-box-binding homeobox 1-like isoform X1 produces MADGPRCKRRKQANPRRTNVSNYSHVLEGQSDSDDEDKLHIVEEEGSLLDGADCDSVAPDDDPNGAADPDGRWDDVKDECMSDEDERSRDALVEEMLQQGDTAVIFPEAPDDEPRQGTPETGGHDENGTPDSFSQLLTCPYCSRGYKRYTSLKEHIKYRHEKSEDNFSCSLCSYTFAYRTQLDRHMTAHKAGREQRHVTQSGGGGNRKFKCTECGKAFKYKHHLKEHLRIHSGEKPYECSNCKKRFSHSGSYSSHISSKKCIGLIAVNGRPRPSPTTGAAKTPQCSSPSLPTSSPTARAQVRDKLDNSKPLQEQLPMTQIKSEPLDYEYKPVVVAPSTRGVNGMFQGGAAAPLQGAVQAVVLPTVGLVSPISFNLGDLQNVLKVAVDGNVIRQVLESTQIKGQQAGTGIVGAGGVVIAQAPQQVIQAISLPILDEDGNAKIIINYSLDPSQAQAVLQSPKKELFRPNTEVCKGQKLPEDLTVKINRDKTTITVDEKRMLHNDPTHKHCGKDGHRVNGKNLEAKMDLEEGLCPGKPPLKNLLSLLKAYFALNNEPTKEELAKISESVSLPAEVVKKWFEKMQLGQISVDPSLPLPEDEQTTPGDLDGTKGDGTPRLEPDEQMNSEEQGQRESCSPAEGIPAGLNGIESAPTSPSPLNLSHDGPVPARTTEEGEGPLDLSLPKSATTSAVASGNANTVYSAQEEPLNLTCTKKGLLSNASTNAAIFASQPSANPINIMTTQLPTLVAITEQGQGQCLRALTTTKQTILIPQLAYSYTTTSSSPVGGDTPQKNILQVNGIKEEKQEMGSEVTSTLEEQTDSDSGPTRKKMKRTESGLYACDLCDKIFQKSSSLLRHKYEHTGKRPHECGICSKAFKHKHHLIEHLRLHSGEKPYQCDKCGKRFSHSGSYSQHMNHRYSYCKKEAQGQGLGQGTEEEDNPGEEQPQTGSAATTPPSHLDSDERGSSTREDESEEEDEMGSGSIVDEDEIQVVKIGEEGGEEGDEEEGEMIEGAEQEERVEVRENGKEETEEMHGGEREEMEADGENDGQMLKVVVMQDECIEEEHRDEEQTEEEEAMDTGALEHMKDTTERAEEKEEPPDDMKDSENEGNTPVMNGDVK; encoded by the exons TGAAAGACGAGTGCATGTCAGATGAGGATGAGAGGAGCAGAGATGCTTTGGTTGAGGAGATGCTCCAACAAGGAGACACGGCTGTCATCTTCCCAGAGGCACCAGATGATGAACCACGACAAGGCACGCCAGAGACAGGTGGACATGATGAAAATG gcacaCCAGATTCGTTTTCTCAGCTCCTCACCTGTCCGTATTGCTCTCGTGGCTACAAGCGTTACACCTCACTGAAGGAGCACATTAAATACAGACACGAGAAGAGTGAGGACAACTTTAGCTGCTCGCTCTGCAGCTACACCTTTGCCTACCGTACACAGCTGGACAGACACATGACCGCACACAAAGCCGGCCGAGAACAA CGGCATGTTACTCAGTCAGGTGGAGGAGGGAATCGAAAGTTTAAATGCACTGAATGTGGCAAAGCCTTCAAGTACAAACACCACCTGAAAGAACACCTGCGCATCCACAGTG GAGAAAAGCCTTATGAATGCTCCAACTGCAAGAAGCGTTTCTCTCATTCGGGCTCCTACAGTTCCCACATCAGCAGTAAGAAGTGCATTGGCCTCATCGCTGTAAACGGGCGGCCACGACCCTCTCCCACCACTGGGGCTGCCAAGACCCCACAGTGCTCCTCCCCATCCCTGCCAACCTCTTCTCCTACAGCACGAGCCCAAGTCCGAGACAAACTGGACAACAGCAAACCCCTTCAGGAGCAGCTTCCCATGACACAGATCAAGTCTGAGCCGCTGGACTATGAGTACAAGCCTGTGGTGGTGGCCCCATCTACTAGAGGGGTAAATGGCATGTTCCAGGGTGGAGCTGCAGCCCCCCTCCAGGGTGCCGTACAGGCTGTTGTGCTCCCAACGGTGGGCCTGGTCTCCCCAATCAGCTTCAACTTGGGGGACCTGCAAAATGTGCTGAAGGTGGCAGTGGATGGGAATGTCATCAGGCAGGTGCTTGAAAGCACACAGATCAAGGGGCAGCAAGCAGGGACAGGAATTGTTGGAGCAGGAGGGGTGGTCATTGCCCAGGCACCCCAGCAAGTCATCCAGGCCATTAGTCTTCCCATCTTGGATGAGGATGGCAATGCCAAGATCATCATCAACTACAGCCTAGACCCTTCACAGGCACAAGCAGTCCTGCAGAGTCCAAAGAAGGAGCTGTTTCGGCCGAACACAGAGGTCTGCAAGGGTCAGAAGCTGCCAGAGGACCTGACTGTCAAGATAAATAGGGACAAAACTACCATCACTGTGGATGAGAAGAGAATGCTACACAATGACCCAACACATAAGCACTGTGGTAAAGATGGACATAGGGTAAACGGTAAAAATCTTGAGGCAAAGATGGACTTGGAGGAAGGACTGTGTCCTGGTAAGCCTCCACTAAAGAACCTTCTCTCTTTGCTTAAGGCTTACTTTGCCTTAAATAATGAGCCAACCAAGGAGGAGCTGGCAAAGATATCAGAATCCGTCAGTCTTCCAGCAGAGGTGGTGAAGAAATGGTTCGAGAAGATGCAGTTGGGACAGATATCTGTAGACCCCTCTTTGCCCTTGCCTGAAGATGAGCAGACCACTCCTGGCGATCTGGATGGGACTAAAGGGGATGGAACACCCAGACTGGAGCCGGATGAGCAAATGAACTCAGAGGAGCAAGGGCAGAGGGAAAGCTGTAGCCCAGCAGAGGGCATTCCAGCTGGGTTGAATGGGATTGAGAGTGCCCCTACATCCCCTTCACCACTAAATCTGTCCCACGATGGTCCCGTCCCAGCCAGGACTACTGAGGAAGGTGAGGGCCCCCTCGATCTCTCTCTACCAAAATCTGCTACTACATCTGCTGTAGCTAGCGGTAATGCTAACACTGTTTACTCGGCTCAAGAGGAGCCACTGAATTTGACTTGCACAAAAAAGGGACTGCTCAGCAATGCAAGCACCAATGCTGCCATATTTGCCAGCCAACCAAGTGCCAATCCCATAAACATCATGACCACTCAACTGCCCACACTAGTGGCAATCACTGAGCAGGGACAAGGGCAATGTCTACGTGCACTTACCACCACTAAACAGACAATCCTGATCCCACAGTTGGCCTATAGTTACACCACTACATCCTCCAGCCCAGTAGGAGGCGACACACCACAGAAGAACATACTGCAGGTCAATGGTATCAAG GAGGAGAAACAGGAGATGGGGTCAGAGGTCACCTCAACATTGGAAGAACAGACAGACTCAGACTCAGGGCCGACCAGGAAGAAAATGAAAAGGACAGAGAGTGGTCTGTATGCCTGTGACCTGTGTGACAAAATCTTCCAGAAGAGCAGCTCGCTGCTCCGCCATAAATATGAACATACAG GTAAAAGGCCTCATGAATGTGGGATCTGCAGCAAGGCCTTCAAACACAAGCACCACCTGATAGAGCACCTGCGCCTGCACTCTGGAGAAAAGCCCTACCAGTGCGACAAGTGCGGCAAGCGCTTCTCCCACTCCGGCTCCTACTCGCAACACATGAACCACCGTTACTCCTACTGTAAGAAAGAGGCTCAGGGTCAAGGGCTGGGCCAGGGGACTGAGGAAGAGGACAACCCCGGTGAGGAGCAGCCTCAGACGGGCAGCGCAGCAACCACGCCTCCCTCCCACCTGGACTCAGACGAGCGGGGGAGTAGTACCAGAGAGGATGAGAGTGAGGAAGAGGATGAGATGGGCTCGGGGAGCATAGTGGATGAGGATGAGATTCAGGTGGTGAAGATTGGGGAGGAAGGAGGAGAGGAGGGAGATGAGGAGGAAGGAGAGATGATTGAGGGGGCCGAGCAAGAGGAGAGGGTGGAGGTCCGAGAAAATGGCAAGGAGGAGACGGAGGAGATGCATGGAGGTGAGAGGGAGGAAATGGAGGCTGACGGAGAAAATGATGGACAGATGCTGAAGGTCGTGGTGATGCAGGATGAATGTATAGAGGAGGAACACAGAGATGAAGAACAAACAGAGGAGGAGGAAGCCATGGACACAGGAGCTCTTGAACACATGAAGGACACGACAGAAAGAGCTGAGGAGAAAGAGGAGCCACCGGATGATATGAAAGACAGTGAAAATGAAGGAAACACACCCGTTATGAATGGAGACGTAAAATGA
- the LOC127427030 gene encoding zinc finger E-box-binding homeobox 1-like isoform X2, whose translation MHRDVCGVSNYSHVLEGQSDSDDEDKLHIVEEEGSLLDGADCDSVAPDDDPNGAADPDGRWDDVKDECMSDEDERSRDALVEEMLQQGDTAVIFPEAPDDEPRQGTPETGGHDENGTPDSFSQLLTCPYCSRGYKRYTSLKEHIKYRHEKSEDNFSCSLCSYTFAYRTQLDRHMTAHKAGREQRHVTQSGGGGNRKFKCTECGKAFKYKHHLKEHLRIHSGEKPYECSNCKKRFSHSGSYSSHISSKKCIGLIAVNGRPRPSPTTGAAKTPQCSSPSLPTSSPTARAQVRDKLDNSKPLQEQLPMTQIKSEPLDYEYKPVVVAPSTRGVNGMFQGGAAAPLQGAVQAVVLPTVGLVSPISFNLGDLQNVLKVAVDGNVIRQVLESTQIKGQQAGTGIVGAGGVVIAQAPQQVIQAISLPILDEDGNAKIIINYSLDPSQAQAVLQSPKKELFRPNTEVCKGQKLPEDLTVKINRDKTTITVDEKRMLHNDPTHKHCGKDGHRVNGKNLEAKMDLEEGLCPGKPPLKNLLSLLKAYFALNNEPTKEELAKISESVSLPAEVVKKWFEKMQLGQISVDPSLPLPEDEQTTPGDLDGTKGDGTPRLEPDEQMNSEEQGQRESCSPAEGIPAGLNGIESAPTSPSPLNLSHDGPVPARTTEEGEGPLDLSLPKSATTSAVASGNANTVYSAQEEPLNLTCTKKGLLSNASTNAAIFASQPSANPINIMTTQLPTLVAITEQGQGQCLRALTTTKQTILIPQLAYSYTTTSSSPVGGDTPQKNILQVNGIKEEKQEMGSEVTSTLEEQTDSDSGPTRKKMKRTESGLYACDLCDKIFQKSSSLLRHKYEHTGKRPHECGICSKAFKHKHHLIEHLRLHSGEKPYQCDKCGKRFSHSGSYSQHMNHRYSYCKKEAQGQGLGQGTEEEDNPGEEQPQTGSAATTPPSHLDSDERGSSTREDESEEEDEMGSGSIVDEDEIQVVKIGEEGGEEGDEEEGEMIEGAEQEERVEVRENGKEETEEMHGGEREEMEADGENDGQMLKVVVMQDECIEEEHRDEEQTEEEEAMDTGALEHMKDTTERAEEKEEPPDDMKDSENEGNTPVMNGDVK comes from the exons TGAAAGACGAGTGCATGTCAGATGAGGATGAGAGGAGCAGAGATGCTTTGGTTGAGGAGATGCTCCAACAAGGAGACACGGCTGTCATCTTCCCAGAGGCACCAGATGATGAACCACGACAAGGCACGCCAGAGACAGGTGGACATGATGAAAATG gcacaCCAGATTCGTTTTCTCAGCTCCTCACCTGTCCGTATTGCTCTCGTGGCTACAAGCGTTACACCTCACTGAAGGAGCACATTAAATACAGACACGAGAAGAGTGAGGACAACTTTAGCTGCTCGCTCTGCAGCTACACCTTTGCCTACCGTACACAGCTGGACAGACACATGACCGCACACAAAGCCGGCCGAGAACAA CGGCATGTTACTCAGTCAGGTGGAGGAGGGAATCGAAAGTTTAAATGCACTGAATGTGGCAAAGCCTTCAAGTACAAACACCACCTGAAAGAACACCTGCGCATCCACAGTG GAGAAAAGCCTTATGAATGCTCCAACTGCAAGAAGCGTTTCTCTCATTCGGGCTCCTACAGTTCCCACATCAGCAGTAAGAAGTGCATTGGCCTCATCGCTGTAAACGGGCGGCCACGACCCTCTCCCACCACTGGGGCTGCCAAGACCCCACAGTGCTCCTCCCCATCCCTGCCAACCTCTTCTCCTACAGCACGAGCCCAAGTCCGAGACAAACTGGACAACAGCAAACCCCTTCAGGAGCAGCTTCCCATGACACAGATCAAGTCTGAGCCGCTGGACTATGAGTACAAGCCTGTGGTGGTGGCCCCATCTACTAGAGGGGTAAATGGCATGTTCCAGGGTGGAGCTGCAGCCCCCCTCCAGGGTGCCGTACAGGCTGTTGTGCTCCCAACGGTGGGCCTGGTCTCCCCAATCAGCTTCAACTTGGGGGACCTGCAAAATGTGCTGAAGGTGGCAGTGGATGGGAATGTCATCAGGCAGGTGCTTGAAAGCACACAGATCAAGGGGCAGCAAGCAGGGACAGGAATTGTTGGAGCAGGAGGGGTGGTCATTGCCCAGGCACCCCAGCAAGTCATCCAGGCCATTAGTCTTCCCATCTTGGATGAGGATGGCAATGCCAAGATCATCATCAACTACAGCCTAGACCCTTCACAGGCACAAGCAGTCCTGCAGAGTCCAAAGAAGGAGCTGTTTCGGCCGAACACAGAGGTCTGCAAGGGTCAGAAGCTGCCAGAGGACCTGACTGTCAAGATAAATAGGGACAAAACTACCATCACTGTGGATGAGAAGAGAATGCTACACAATGACCCAACACATAAGCACTGTGGTAAAGATGGACATAGGGTAAACGGTAAAAATCTTGAGGCAAAGATGGACTTGGAGGAAGGACTGTGTCCTGGTAAGCCTCCACTAAAGAACCTTCTCTCTTTGCTTAAGGCTTACTTTGCCTTAAATAATGAGCCAACCAAGGAGGAGCTGGCAAAGATATCAGAATCCGTCAGTCTTCCAGCAGAGGTGGTGAAGAAATGGTTCGAGAAGATGCAGTTGGGACAGATATCTGTAGACCCCTCTTTGCCCTTGCCTGAAGATGAGCAGACCACTCCTGGCGATCTGGATGGGACTAAAGGGGATGGAACACCCAGACTGGAGCCGGATGAGCAAATGAACTCAGAGGAGCAAGGGCAGAGGGAAAGCTGTAGCCCAGCAGAGGGCATTCCAGCTGGGTTGAATGGGATTGAGAGTGCCCCTACATCCCCTTCACCACTAAATCTGTCCCACGATGGTCCCGTCCCAGCCAGGACTACTGAGGAAGGTGAGGGCCCCCTCGATCTCTCTCTACCAAAATCTGCTACTACATCTGCTGTAGCTAGCGGTAATGCTAACACTGTTTACTCGGCTCAAGAGGAGCCACTGAATTTGACTTGCACAAAAAAGGGACTGCTCAGCAATGCAAGCACCAATGCTGCCATATTTGCCAGCCAACCAAGTGCCAATCCCATAAACATCATGACCACTCAACTGCCCACACTAGTGGCAATCACTGAGCAGGGACAAGGGCAATGTCTACGTGCACTTACCACCACTAAACAGACAATCCTGATCCCACAGTTGGCCTATAGTTACACCACTACATCCTCCAGCCCAGTAGGAGGCGACACACCACAGAAGAACATACTGCAGGTCAATGGTATCAAG GAGGAGAAACAGGAGATGGGGTCAGAGGTCACCTCAACATTGGAAGAACAGACAGACTCAGACTCAGGGCCGACCAGGAAGAAAATGAAAAGGACAGAGAGTGGTCTGTATGCCTGTGACCTGTGTGACAAAATCTTCCAGAAGAGCAGCTCGCTGCTCCGCCATAAATATGAACATACAG GTAAAAGGCCTCATGAATGTGGGATCTGCAGCAAGGCCTTCAAACACAAGCACCACCTGATAGAGCACCTGCGCCTGCACTCTGGAGAAAAGCCCTACCAGTGCGACAAGTGCGGCAAGCGCTTCTCCCACTCCGGCTCCTACTCGCAACACATGAACCACCGTTACTCCTACTGTAAGAAAGAGGCTCAGGGTCAAGGGCTGGGCCAGGGGACTGAGGAAGAGGACAACCCCGGTGAGGAGCAGCCTCAGACGGGCAGCGCAGCAACCACGCCTCCCTCCCACCTGGACTCAGACGAGCGGGGGAGTAGTACCAGAGAGGATGAGAGTGAGGAAGAGGATGAGATGGGCTCGGGGAGCATAGTGGATGAGGATGAGATTCAGGTGGTGAAGATTGGGGAGGAAGGAGGAGAGGAGGGAGATGAGGAGGAAGGAGAGATGATTGAGGGGGCCGAGCAAGAGGAGAGGGTGGAGGTCCGAGAAAATGGCAAGGAGGAGACGGAGGAGATGCATGGAGGTGAGAGGGAGGAAATGGAGGCTGACGGAGAAAATGATGGACAGATGCTGAAGGTCGTGGTGATGCAGGATGAATGTATAGAGGAGGAACACAGAGATGAAGAACAAACAGAGGAGGAGGAAGCCATGGACACAGGAGCTCTTGAACACATGAAGGACACGACAGAAAGAGCTGAGGAGAAAGAGGAGCCACCGGATGATATGAAAGACAGTGAAAATGAAGGAAACACACCCGTTATGAATGGAGACGTAAAATGA
- the LOC127427030 gene encoding zinc finger E-box-binding homeobox 1-like isoform X3 has product MSDEDERSRDALVEEMLQQGDTAVIFPEAPDDEPRQGTPETGGHDENGTPDSFSQLLTCPYCSRGYKRYTSLKEHIKYRHEKSEDNFSCSLCSYTFAYRTQLDRHMTAHKAGREQRHVTQSGGGGNRKFKCTECGKAFKYKHHLKEHLRIHSGEKPYECSNCKKRFSHSGSYSSHISSKKCIGLIAVNGRPRPSPTTGAAKTPQCSSPSLPTSSPTARAQVRDKLDNSKPLQEQLPMTQIKSEPLDYEYKPVVVAPSTRGVNGMFQGGAAAPLQGAVQAVVLPTVGLVSPISFNLGDLQNVLKVAVDGNVIRQVLESTQIKGQQAGTGIVGAGGVVIAQAPQQVIQAISLPILDEDGNAKIIINYSLDPSQAQAVLQSPKKELFRPNTEVCKGQKLPEDLTVKINRDKTTITVDEKRMLHNDPTHKHCGKDGHRVNGKNLEAKMDLEEGLCPGKPPLKNLLSLLKAYFALNNEPTKEELAKISESVSLPAEVVKKWFEKMQLGQISVDPSLPLPEDEQTTPGDLDGTKGDGTPRLEPDEQMNSEEQGQRESCSPAEGIPAGLNGIESAPTSPSPLNLSHDGPVPARTTEEGEGPLDLSLPKSATTSAVASGNANTVYSAQEEPLNLTCTKKGLLSNASTNAAIFASQPSANPINIMTTQLPTLVAITEQGQGQCLRALTTTKQTILIPQLAYSYTTTSSSPVGGDTPQKNILQVNGIKEEKQEMGSEVTSTLEEQTDSDSGPTRKKMKRTESGLYACDLCDKIFQKSSSLLRHKYEHTGKRPHECGICSKAFKHKHHLIEHLRLHSGEKPYQCDKCGKRFSHSGSYSQHMNHRYSYCKKEAQGQGLGQGTEEEDNPGEEQPQTGSAATTPPSHLDSDERGSSTREDESEEEDEMGSGSIVDEDEIQVVKIGEEGGEEGDEEEGEMIEGAEQEERVEVRENGKEETEEMHGGEREEMEADGENDGQMLKVVVMQDECIEEEHRDEEQTEEEEAMDTGALEHMKDTTERAEEKEEPPDDMKDSENEGNTPVMNGDVK; this is encoded by the exons ATGTCAGATGAGGATGAGAGGAGCAGAGATGCTTTGGTTGAGGAGATGCTCCAACAAGGAGACACGGCTGTCATCTTCCCAGAGGCACCAGATGATGAACCACGACAAGGCACGCCAGAGACAGGTGGACATGATGAAAATG gcacaCCAGATTCGTTTTCTCAGCTCCTCACCTGTCCGTATTGCTCTCGTGGCTACAAGCGTTACACCTCACTGAAGGAGCACATTAAATACAGACACGAGAAGAGTGAGGACAACTTTAGCTGCTCGCTCTGCAGCTACACCTTTGCCTACCGTACACAGCTGGACAGACACATGACCGCACACAAAGCCGGCCGAGAACAA CGGCATGTTACTCAGTCAGGTGGAGGAGGGAATCGAAAGTTTAAATGCACTGAATGTGGCAAAGCCTTCAAGTACAAACACCACCTGAAAGAACACCTGCGCATCCACAGTG GAGAAAAGCCTTATGAATGCTCCAACTGCAAGAAGCGTTTCTCTCATTCGGGCTCCTACAGTTCCCACATCAGCAGTAAGAAGTGCATTGGCCTCATCGCTGTAAACGGGCGGCCACGACCCTCTCCCACCACTGGGGCTGCCAAGACCCCACAGTGCTCCTCCCCATCCCTGCCAACCTCTTCTCCTACAGCACGAGCCCAAGTCCGAGACAAACTGGACAACAGCAAACCCCTTCAGGAGCAGCTTCCCATGACACAGATCAAGTCTGAGCCGCTGGACTATGAGTACAAGCCTGTGGTGGTGGCCCCATCTACTAGAGGGGTAAATGGCATGTTCCAGGGTGGAGCTGCAGCCCCCCTCCAGGGTGCCGTACAGGCTGTTGTGCTCCCAACGGTGGGCCTGGTCTCCCCAATCAGCTTCAACTTGGGGGACCTGCAAAATGTGCTGAAGGTGGCAGTGGATGGGAATGTCATCAGGCAGGTGCTTGAAAGCACACAGATCAAGGGGCAGCAAGCAGGGACAGGAATTGTTGGAGCAGGAGGGGTGGTCATTGCCCAGGCACCCCAGCAAGTCATCCAGGCCATTAGTCTTCCCATCTTGGATGAGGATGGCAATGCCAAGATCATCATCAACTACAGCCTAGACCCTTCACAGGCACAAGCAGTCCTGCAGAGTCCAAAGAAGGAGCTGTTTCGGCCGAACACAGAGGTCTGCAAGGGTCAGAAGCTGCCAGAGGACCTGACTGTCAAGATAAATAGGGACAAAACTACCATCACTGTGGATGAGAAGAGAATGCTACACAATGACCCAACACATAAGCACTGTGGTAAAGATGGACATAGGGTAAACGGTAAAAATCTTGAGGCAAAGATGGACTTGGAGGAAGGACTGTGTCCTGGTAAGCCTCCACTAAAGAACCTTCTCTCTTTGCTTAAGGCTTACTTTGCCTTAAATAATGAGCCAACCAAGGAGGAGCTGGCAAAGATATCAGAATCCGTCAGTCTTCCAGCAGAGGTGGTGAAGAAATGGTTCGAGAAGATGCAGTTGGGACAGATATCTGTAGACCCCTCTTTGCCCTTGCCTGAAGATGAGCAGACCACTCCTGGCGATCTGGATGGGACTAAAGGGGATGGAACACCCAGACTGGAGCCGGATGAGCAAATGAACTCAGAGGAGCAAGGGCAGAGGGAAAGCTGTAGCCCAGCAGAGGGCATTCCAGCTGGGTTGAATGGGATTGAGAGTGCCCCTACATCCCCTTCACCACTAAATCTGTCCCACGATGGTCCCGTCCCAGCCAGGACTACTGAGGAAGGTGAGGGCCCCCTCGATCTCTCTCTACCAAAATCTGCTACTACATCTGCTGTAGCTAGCGGTAATGCTAACACTGTTTACTCGGCTCAAGAGGAGCCACTGAATTTGACTTGCACAAAAAAGGGACTGCTCAGCAATGCAAGCACCAATGCTGCCATATTTGCCAGCCAACCAAGTGCCAATCCCATAAACATCATGACCACTCAACTGCCCACACTAGTGGCAATCACTGAGCAGGGACAAGGGCAATGTCTACGTGCACTTACCACCACTAAACAGACAATCCTGATCCCACAGTTGGCCTATAGTTACACCACTACATCCTCCAGCCCAGTAGGAGGCGACACACCACAGAAGAACATACTGCAGGTCAATGGTATCAAG GAGGAGAAACAGGAGATGGGGTCAGAGGTCACCTCAACATTGGAAGAACAGACAGACTCAGACTCAGGGCCGACCAGGAAGAAAATGAAAAGGACAGAGAGTGGTCTGTATGCCTGTGACCTGTGTGACAAAATCTTCCAGAAGAGCAGCTCGCTGCTCCGCCATAAATATGAACATACAG GTAAAAGGCCTCATGAATGTGGGATCTGCAGCAAGGCCTTCAAACACAAGCACCACCTGATAGAGCACCTGCGCCTGCACTCTGGAGAAAAGCCCTACCAGTGCGACAAGTGCGGCAAGCGCTTCTCCCACTCCGGCTCCTACTCGCAACACATGAACCACCGTTACTCCTACTGTAAGAAAGAGGCTCAGGGTCAAGGGCTGGGCCAGGGGACTGAGGAAGAGGACAACCCCGGTGAGGAGCAGCCTCAGACGGGCAGCGCAGCAACCACGCCTCCCTCCCACCTGGACTCAGACGAGCGGGGGAGTAGTACCAGAGAGGATGAGAGTGAGGAAGAGGATGAGATGGGCTCGGGGAGCATAGTGGATGAGGATGAGATTCAGGTGGTGAAGATTGGGGAGGAAGGAGGAGAGGAGGGAGATGAGGAGGAAGGAGAGATGATTGAGGGGGCCGAGCAAGAGGAGAGGGTGGAGGTCCGAGAAAATGGCAAGGAGGAGACGGAGGAGATGCATGGAGGTGAGAGGGAGGAAATGGAGGCTGACGGAGAAAATGATGGACAGATGCTGAAGGTCGTGGTGATGCAGGATGAATGTATAGAGGAGGAACACAGAGATGAAGAACAAACAGAGGAGGAGGAAGCCATGGACACAGGAGCTCTTGAACACATGAAGGACACGACAGAAAGAGCTGAGGAGAAAGAGGAGCCACCGGATGATATGAAAGACAGTGAAAATGAAGGAAACACACCCGTTATGAATGGAGACGTAAAATGA